A window from Triplophysa dalaica isolate WHDGS20190420 chromosome 3, ASM1584641v1, whole genome shotgun sequence encodes these proteins:
- the spsb4a gene encoding SPRY domain-containing SOCS box protein 4a: protein MGQKISGGIKSVDARGEPSFRPLRRELRGPDFFKPARLDLLLDMPPAPHEQQLRHAWNPDDRSLNIFIKDDDKLTFHRHPVAQSTDGIRGRVGFTRGLHVWRIHWPTRQRGTHAVVGLATADAPLHSVGYTSLVGSDVESWGWDLGRNKLYHNSKNRPASSSPTYPSFLEPEEAFVLPDALMVVLDMDEGTLSFMVDGQYLGVAFRGLKGKKLYPIVSAVWGHCEITMRYINGLDPEPLPLTDLCRRAARLALGRERLQEIETLPLPQSLKNYLQYQ from the exons ATGGGGCAAAAGATCTCGGGGGGCATAAAGTCCGTGGACGCACGTGGGGAACCGTCCTTTAGACCTCTGAGGAGAGAGCTGAGAGGGCCGGACTTCTTCAAGCCCGCCAGGTTGGACTTACTTCTGGACATGCCCCCCGCTCCACACGAGCAGCAGCTTAGACACGCATGGAATCCGGATGACCGCTCCCTTAACATCTTCATCAAGGATGATGACAAACTTACCTTCCATCGCCACCCGGTTGCACAAAGCACAGACGGTATACGCGGTCGGGTGGGTTTCACGCGAGGACTACACGTTTGGAGGATCCATTGGCCCACCAGGCAGCGGGGCACGCACGCCGTGGTGGGCTTGGCCACGGCAGATGCACCGCTGCACTCGGTTGGCTACACGTCGTTAGTTGGGAGTGATGTTGAGTCCTGGGGCTGGGACCTGGGACGTAACAAGCTCTACCACAACAGTAAGAACCGACCGGCCTCTTCTTCCCCCACCTACCCGAGCTTCCTGGAGCCAGAGGAGGCCTTTGTGCTGCCAGATGCCCTGATGGTGGTGCTGGATATGGATGAGGGCACCTTAAGCTTCATGGTGGATGGACAGTACCTTGGAGTGGCCTTCAGAGGCCTTAAGGGCAAAAAGCTTTACCCCATCGTCAGTGCGGTGTGGGGTCACTGTGAGATCACTATGCGCTACATCAATGGCCTAGATc CGGAGCCTCTGCCTCTGACGGACCTCTGTCGACGCGCGGCACGGCTGGCTCTGGGACGTGAGCGTCTGCAGGAGATTGAAACCTTGCCTTTGCCCCAGTCTCTGAAAAATTACCTCCAGTACCAGTGA